The following coding sequences are from one Mesorhizobium onobrychidis window:
- a CDS encoding aspartate carbamoyltransferase catalytic subunit, producing the protein MTDASSLPLYPHRHLLGIRDLSPADIELLLDRADRAVAISRQSEKKTSTLRGRTQINLFYEASTRTQSSFELAGKRLGADVMNMSVASSSVKKGETLIDTAMTLNAMRPDILIIRHQSAGAAALLAQKVGCSVINAGDGAHEHPTQALLDALTIRRARGQLSKLIVAVCGDILHSRVARSNIMLLNALGAQVRVVAPSTLLPAGIEKMGVIVTRSMAEGLKDADVVMMLRLQRERMEGAFVPSVREYFHYFGLDAEKLKAARDGALVMHPGPMNRGVEIASEIADGPQSVIQEQVEMGVAVRMAVMEALLDPRRNREDRNLEGRGA; encoded by the coding sequence ATGACCGACGCTTCGTCCCTGCCACTCTATCCCCACCGCCATCTTCTGGGCATCCGCGATCTTTCCCCCGCCGACATCGAGCTTTTGCTGGACAGGGCGGACCGGGCGGTCGCGATCTCGCGGCAGTCGGAGAAGAAGACCTCAACGCTGCGCGGCCGCACCCAGATCAACCTCTTCTACGAAGCCTCGACCCGCACGCAGTCGTCGTTCGAGCTGGCCGGAAAACGGCTCGGTGCCGACGTCATGAACATGTCGGTGGCCAGTTCTTCGGTGAAGAAGGGCGAGACGCTGATCGACACGGCGATGACGCTGAACGCCATGCGTCCGGACATATTGATCATCCGCCACCAGTCGGCGGGTGCCGCAGCCCTGCTGGCGCAAAAGGTCGGCTGCTCGGTGATCAATGCCGGTGACGGCGCCCATGAGCACCCGACGCAGGCGCTGCTCGACGCGCTGACCATCCGCCGCGCCAGGGGCCAGCTGTCGAAGCTGATCGTGGCGGTCTGCGGCGACATCCTGCATTCGCGCGTGGCGCGTTCCAACATCATGCTGCTCAATGCGCTCGGCGCCCAGGTCAGGGTCGTGGCGCCGTCGACGCTTCTGCCCGCCGGTATCGAGAAAATGGGCGTGATCGTCACCCGTTCGATGGCCGAAGGGCTCAAGGACGCGGATGTGGTGATGATGCTGCGGCTGCAGCGCGAGCGGATGGAAGGCGCCTTCGTGCCTTCGGTGCGCGAATATTTCCACTATTTCGGCCTCGATGCGGAGAAGCTGAAAGCGGCCAGGGACGGCGCGCTGGTCATGCATCCCGGCCCGATGAACCGCGGCGTCGAGATCGCCTCGGAAATCGCCGACGGTCCGCAGAGCGTCATCCAGGAACAGGTGGAGATGGGTGTTGCCGTGCGCATGGCGGTGATGGAAGCCCTGCTCGACCCCCGCCGCAATCGTGAGGACCGCAACCTCGAGGGCCGCGGCGCATGA
- a CDS encoding DNA alkylation response protein, giving the protein MTDDVTNQPPPLAGGNAWRGDPLLIQLAERFSDPVRKDLDGLGRFVLTHEAQELARLANVETPKLRTHDRQGRRIDLVEFHPAYHALMRRSVANGLHSSVWENGDAEIGRRHQVRAARFYLTAELETGHLCPITMTNASLAALMASPKLFREWAPRVTTRKYDQSQKPPVEKTGLTLGMGMTEKQGGTDVRANVTRAERAGSRFYRLTGHKWFMSAPMSDAFLVLGQAPEGLSCFLVPRILGDGSGNGFRFQRLKDKLGNRSNASSEVEFVNAIGEMVGEPGAGVKTIMDMVTLTRLDCAIASSAIMRAGLAEAVHHTRHRQVFGTNLIEQPLMQRVLADMALDVAAATALSFRLARSFDEAAGDRGEAAFARAMTPVVKYWVCKIAPPLLYEAMECLGGNGYVEEAPLARYYREAPVNAIWEGSGNVMALDVLRVLGRAPGLFEEVLAGIDRDLGAGGRGTVGVLKAAMQVAATDEGSARLLTEQLALSAAAAELRRLGAGRIADAFVETRLAGQWRNTYGMLDSRHDARMIIDTLYPPVT; this is encoded by the coding sequence GTGACCGACGACGTGACGAACCAGCCGCCGCCGCTGGCAGGCGGCAATGCCTGGCGGGGCGATCCGTTGCTGATCCAGCTTGCCGAGCGTTTTTCCGATCCGGTGCGAAAGGATCTCGACGGGCTCGGCCGTTTCGTGCTGACGCACGAGGCGCAGGAGCTGGCCCGCCTTGCCAATGTCGAGACGCCGAAGCTCAGGACCCATGACCGGCAGGGCCGGCGCATCGATCTGGTCGAGTTCCATCCAGCCTATCACGCGTTGATGCGCCGGTCGGTGGCGAACGGGCTGCATTCGTCGGTCTGGGAAAATGGCGATGCCGAGATCGGCCGCCGGCATCAGGTGCGCGCCGCCCGTTTCTATCTTACGGCCGAGCTCGAAACCGGGCATCTCTGTCCCATCACCATGACCAACGCATCGCTGGCAGCGCTGATGGCAAGCCCGAAGCTGTTTCGCGAATGGGCGCCGCGTGTGACGACACGCAAATACGACCAGAGCCAAAAGCCGCCGGTCGAAAAGACCGGGCTGACGCTGGGCATGGGCATGACCGAGAAGCAGGGCGGCACCGACGTCCGCGCCAACGTCACCAGGGCCGAGCGCGCCGGCAGCAGGTTTTATCGGCTGACCGGCCACAAATGGTTCATGTCGGCGCCGATGTCGGATGCGTTCCTGGTGCTTGGACAGGCGCCGGAAGGACTTTCGTGCTTTCTCGTCCCCCGCATTCTCGGCGACGGGTCGGGCAACGGCTTCCGCTTCCAGCGGCTGAAGGACAAGCTCGGCAACCGCTCCAACGCCTCGTCCGAAGTGGAGTTCGTCAATGCCATTGGCGAGATGGTCGGCGAGCCAGGGGCGGGCGTCAAGACGATCATGGACATGGTGACGCTGACCCGGCTCGACTGCGCGATCGCCTCGTCGGCGATCATGCGTGCCGGGCTGGCCGAGGCCGTCCACCACACCCGTCACCGCCAGGTGTTTGGAACCAATCTGATCGAGCAGCCGCTGATGCAGCGCGTGCTGGCCGACATGGCGCTCGACGTCGCTGCGGCCACCGCGCTGTCGTTCCGGCTGGCGCGCTCCTTCGACGAGGCGGCCGGCGACCGCGGCGAGGCGGCCTTCGCGCGCGCCATGACGCCGGTCGTCAAATATTGGGTCTGCAAGATCGCACCACCGCTGCTCTACGAGGCGATGGAATGCCTCGGCGGCAATGGCTATGTCGAGGAGGCGCCGCTCGCTCGCTATTATCGCGAAGCCCCGGTCAACGCGATCTGGGAGGGTTCCGGCAATGTCATGGCGCTCGACGTGCTGCGCGTGCTGGGGCGTGCACCCGGCCTGTTCGAGGAGGTGCTGGCCGGCATCGATCGCGATCTCGGCGCCGGCGGACGCGGCACCGTCGGTGTGCTCAAGGCGGCAATGCAGGTCGCGGCAACCGACGAGGGCTCGGCCCGCCTGCTCACCGAGCAACTGGCGCTGTCGGCGGCAGCGGCGGAGCTTCGCAGGCTGGGGGCAGGGCGGATCGCCGACGCCTTCGTCGAGACGCGCCTCGCCGGCCAGTGGCGCAACACTTATGGCATGCTCGATTCACGCCATGACGCGCGTATGATCATCGATACGCTTTATCCGCCGGTCACCTGA
- a CDS encoding DUF6105 family protein: MRTLFALWAAPLALFWGWFFLSLNDINFGYVMLSRQLHDLVFQLYGEMLGIDPALIPGMVAKACILDSLLLMAFWAFRRRRVIGGWIRIMRDRYFDQAPTPSA, translated from the coding sequence ATGCGCACCTTGTTCGCGCTATGGGCGGCCCCGCTCGCCCTGTTCTGGGGCTGGTTCTTCCTGTCGCTCAACGATATCAATTTCGGCTACGTCATGCTGAGCCGCCAATTGCATGACCTCGTCTTCCAGCTCTATGGGGAAATGCTTGGCATCGATCCGGCGCTCATTCCCGGCATGGTGGCAAAGGCCTGCATCCTCGACAGTCTGCTGCTCATGGCGTTTTGGGCGTTTCGCCGCCGCCGGGTGATCGGTGGCTGGATCAGGATAATGCGCGACCGCTATTTCGACCAGGCACCGACGCCGAGCGCCTGA
- the ruvX gene encoding Holliday junction resolvase RuvX encodes MSIITIEELPARLSGGKTLAGLDLGDKTIGVAVSDRGFAFAHPRPVIMRRKFSLDAAVLLALLQKENVGAVVLGLPVNMDGSEGPRAQKSRAFARNMAAVTDLPFVLWDERLSTVAAERTLIEMDFSRRKRAGKIDSAAAAFILQGVLDRLQALGVGAWSK; translated from the coding sequence TTGAGCATCATCACCATCGAAGAGTTGCCGGCGCGGCTCAGCGGCGGCAAGACGCTGGCCGGGCTCGACCTCGGCGACAAGACCATCGGCGTCGCGGTTTCCGACCGGGGCTTTGCCTTCGCCCACCCGCGTCCCGTCATCATGCGCAGGAAATTCTCGCTGGATGCAGCCGTGCTGCTCGCCTTGCTGCAGAAAGAGAACGTCGGGGCCGTGGTGCTCGGCCTGCCGGTCAACATGGACGGGTCGGAAGGCCCGCGCGCCCAGAAATCCCGCGCCTTCGCCCGCAACATGGCTGCTGTGACCGACCTGCCCTTCGTTTTGTGGGACGAGCGACTGTCGACGGTGGCGGCTGAGCGGACGTTGATTGAGATGGATTTTTCGCGCCGCAAACGCGCTGGCAAGATCGATTCGGCCGCGGCGGCCTTTATTCTGCAGGGCGTTCTCGACCGGCTTCAGGCGCTCGGCGTCGGTGCCTGGTCGAAATAG
- a CDS encoding metal-dependent hydrolase has protein sequence MKLTWYGHSAFRIETTDAKILIDPYLIGNPSWTGGWEEPAEGVTHVLLTHGHSDHISGALEVLGKSGAMLVANFEVCMYLVGRGASDKKINPGNIGGTVDCGGFTTTFVQALHSSSFPGDNGLNTYLGNPGGLVLHFPEDKTLYHMGDTDIFSDMALINELHEPKIGIVPIGDRFTMGGAVAALACRRFFQFETVIPSHFGTFPIIDQTADKFVAGLDGSGVKVALPEIGGTISL, from the coding sequence ATGAAACTGACCTGGTACGGACATTCCGCATTTCGCATCGAAACCACCGACGCGAAAATCCTCATCGATCCCTATCTGATCGGCAATCCGTCATGGACGGGCGGCTGGGAAGAGCCGGCGGAAGGGGTCACGCATGTCCTTTTGACCCACGGCCATAGCGATCACATCAGCGGTGCGCTCGAAGTGCTTGGGAAAAGCGGCGCCATGCTGGTCGCCAATTTCGAGGTCTGCATGTACCTGGTCGGCAGGGGCGCCAGCGACAAGAAGATCAATCCCGGCAATATCGGCGGCACCGTGGATTGCGGCGGTTTCACCACCACCTTCGTCCAGGCCCTGCATTCATCGTCGTTCCCAGGTGACAATGGCCTGAACACCTATCTCGGCAATCCAGGCGGCCTCGTCCTGCATTTTCCGGAAGACAAGACGCTCTATCACATGGGCGACACCGACATCTTTTCCGACATGGCGCTGATCAACGAATTACATGAGCCGAAGATCGGCATCGTTCCGATCGGCGACCGCTTTACCATGGGTGGCGCGGTGGCAGCCCTTGCCTGCCGCCGATTCTTTCAGTTCGAGACGGTCATTCCCAGTCACTTCGGCACGTTCCCGATCATCGACCAGACCGCCGACAAGTTTGTCGCGGGGTTGGACGGATCCGGCGTGAAGGTGGCGTTGCCGGAGATCGGCGGGACGATTAGCTTGTAG
- the gatC gene encoding Asp-tRNA(Asn)/Glu-tRNA(Gln) amidotransferase subunit GatC produces the protein MSVDLQTVKRVARLARIAVSEEDAERMTGELNAILGFVEQLNEVDVSGVEPMTSVIPMEMKKRPDVVTDGSKAADIVANAPATEENFFLVPKVVE, from the coding sequence ATGTCCGTTGATCTTCAGACTGTGAAGCGCGTCGCGCGTCTCGCCCGTATTGCGGTGAGCGAGGAGGATGCCGAGCGCATGACCGGCGAGTTGAACGCCATTCTGGGCTTTGTCGAGCAATTGAACGAGGTCGACGTCTCCGGCGTCGAGCCGATGACTTCGGTGATCCCGATGGAGATGAAGAAGCGCCCGGACGTCGTCACCGACGGCAGCAAGGCGGCCGACATCGTCGCCAACGCCCCGGCCACCGAAGAGAATTTCTTCCTCGTTCCGAAGGTCGTGGAGTAG
- a CDS encoding GNAT family N-acetyltransferase produces the protein MAIEIAIETPLQDDVRGLVKELNDTLLELTPPEHCHHMTVEQMADNDTTVFVARDNGLAIGCGALKRHDGTVGEVKRMYTRPSHRGQKIGARIVERIEALAHDEGLKRLVLETGDRHPAAWIVYERAGFSRCSPVLDYPDTEWSVFYEKSLA, from the coding sequence ATGGCAATCGAGATCGCCATCGAGACGCCGCTGCAGGACGATGTGCGCGGGCTGGTTAAGGAGCTCAACGACACGCTGCTGGAACTGACGCCGCCGGAGCACTGCCATCACATGACCGTCGAACAGATGGCCGACAACGACACAACTGTCTTCGTCGCTCGCGACAACGGCCTTGCCATCGGTTGCGGCGCGCTGAAGCGCCACGATGGCACCGTCGGCGAGGTCAAGCGCATGTACACGCGGCCTTCGCATCGTGGACAGAAGATCGGCGCCAGAATCGTCGAGCGGATCGAAGCGCTGGCGCACGATGAAGGGCTGAAGCGTTTGGTGCTGGAAACCGGCGACCGCCATCCGGCAGCGTGGATCGTCTATGAACGCGCCGGATTTTCGCGCTGCAGCCCGGTGCTGGACTATCCCGATACCGAGTGGTCGGTGTTTTACGAAAAGAGCCTTGCCTGA
- a CDS encoding amidase, translating into MSDLTHLTISQARAKLRAKEITATEITEAYLQAIERANPALNAYVVVTDDKARDMARASDAKLAKGEGGSLEGIPLGIKDLFGTEGIHTQACSHVLDGFKPHYESTVTANLWADGAVMLGKLNMDEFAMGSSNETSHYGPVVNPWRRSRLDTVVMPTTHQGDGGFVSAGGTRTARTLDNAQLVPGGSSGGSASAVSALLCAGATATDTGGSIRQPAAFTGTVGIKPTYGRCSRWGIVAFASSLDQAGPIARDVRDAAILLKSMASVDPRDTTSVDRPVPDYEAAIGKPIKGMKVGIPREYRVDGMPDEIEALWQKGIAWLKDAGAEIVEISLPHTKYALPAYYIVAPAEASSNLARYDGVRYGLRVPGKDIVDMYEKTRAAGFGREVKRRIMIGTYVLSAGYYDAYYLQAQKVRNLIKRDFENAFTAGVDVILTPATPSAAFGIADEDMAADPVKMYLNDIFTVTVNMAGLPGIAVPAGLDAKGLPLGLQLIGRPFDEETLFQTAHVIEQAAGTFQPEKWW; encoded by the coding sequence ATGAGCGACCTGACCCACCTGACGATTTCGCAGGCCCGCGCCAAGCTGCGCGCCAAGGAAATCACCGCAACCGAGATCACCGAAGCCTATCTCCAGGCGATCGAGCGGGCCAATCCGGCGCTCAACGCCTATGTCGTCGTTACCGATGACAAGGCGCGCGACATGGCCAGGGCCTCGGACGCGAAGCTGGCGAAGGGCGAAGGCGGATCGCTCGAAGGCATACCGCTCGGGATCAAGGACCTGTTCGGCACCGAAGGCATCCACACCCAGGCCTGCAGCCATGTGCTGGACGGGTTCAAGCCGCACTACGAATCGACCGTCACCGCCAATCTGTGGGCCGACGGCGCCGTGATGCTCGGCAAGCTCAACATGGACGAGTTCGCCATGGGCTCGTCCAACGAGACCTCCCATTACGGCCCCGTCGTCAATCCGTGGCGGCGTTCGCGGCTCGACACGGTGGTGATGCCGACCACGCATCAGGGCGATGGCGGTTTCGTCTCGGCCGGCGGCACCCGGACCGCGCGCACGCTGGACAACGCCCAACTCGTGCCGGGCGGCTCGTCGGGTGGCTCGGCCTCCGCCGTTTCGGCGCTCCTGTGTGCCGGCGCCACCGCCACCGACACCGGCGGGTCGATCCGCCAGCCTGCCGCCTTCACCGGCACGGTCGGCATCAAGCCGACCTACGGCCGCTGCTCGCGCTGGGGTATTGTCGCCTTTGCTTCGTCGCTCGACCAGGCCGGACCGATCGCCCGCGACGTGCGTGACGCCGCGATCCTCTTGAAATCGATGGCCTCGGTCGATCCGAGGGACACCACCTCGGTCGACCGGCCCGTGCCGGATTACGAGGCGGCGATCGGCAAGCCGATCAAGGGCATGAAGGTCGGCATCCCCAGGGAATACCGCGTCGACGGCATGCCCGACGAGATCGAGGCGCTGTGGCAGAAAGGCATTGCCTGGCTGAAAGATGCCGGCGCCGAGATCGTCGAAATTTCGCTTCCGCATACCAAATATGCGCTGCCGGCCTATTACATCGTCGCGCCCGCCGAAGCCTCTTCGAACCTCGCCCGCTATGATGGCGTCCGCTATGGGTTGCGCGTGCCGGGCAAGGACATCGTCGACATGTACGAGAAGACCCGCGCCGCCGGCTTCGGCCGCGAGGTCAAGCGCCGCATCATGATCGGCACCTATGTCCTCTCCGCCGGCTACTACGATGCCTACTATCTGCAGGCGCAGAAGGTGCGGAATCTCATCAAGCGGGATTTCGAAAATGCATTCACAGCCGGCGTCGATGTCATCCTGACCCCGGCAACGCCGTCGGCGGCCTTCGGCATCGCCGACGAGGACATGGCCGCCGACCCGGTCAAGATGTACCTCAATGACATCTTTACGGTGACGGTGAACATGGCTGGACTGCCGGGTATCGCCGTGCCCGCAGGGCTAGACGCCAAGGGCCTGCCGCTCGGCCTGCAGCTCATCGGCCGGCCTTTCGACGAGGAAACTTTGTTTCAGACCGCCCATGTCATCGAACAGGCGGCGGGTACGTTCCAGCCCGAAAAGTGGTGGTAG
- a CDS encoding YdcF family protein: MFYCLSKVFWLLVQPLNLAIILLLVALLAALVGRRKLFATGSGLAFLILALSTWTSLGALMLNPLEERFPRPPLPEKVDGIVVLGGGMEGAVNFARGGYELSASGDRMVAAAVLARHFPTAKVVISGGTIAMIGEGEGDAETAPRLFAALGVTADRLILENKSRNTYENAVFTGELVTPKPGETWLLVTSAFHMPRAKALFDKAGFATVPWPVDYRTSGKEGIGLFRDDPFGSLQTATTAVREWIGLVAYWLSGRIDRLFPGPGVGSGR, from the coding sequence ATGTTCTACTGTCTTTCCAAGGTATTTTGGCTCCTCGTCCAGCCGTTAAATCTGGCGATCATCCTGCTGTTGGTCGCGTTGCTTGCTGCCTTGGTCGGGCGCAGAAAGCTGTTTGCCACTGGCAGCGGGCTGGCCTTTCTCATCCTCGCCCTCTCGACCTGGACCTCGCTCGGCGCACTGATGCTCAACCCGCTGGAAGAGCGCTTTCCGCGCCCGCCGCTGCCGGAAAAGGTCGATGGCATCGTCGTGCTCGGAGGCGGCATGGAGGGCGCCGTCAATTTCGCGCGTGGCGGCTATGAACTGAGTGCCAGCGGCGATCGGATGGTCGCGGCGGCCGTGCTGGCACGGCATTTTCCGACAGCGAAAGTCGTCATCTCAGGGGGCACTATCGCAATGATCGGCGAAGGCGAGGGCGATGCAGAGACGGCGCCGCGTCTGTTCGCCGCGCTTGGTGTGACGGCCGATCGGCTGATCCTCGAGAACAAATCCCGCAACACCTACGAGAACGCCGTCTTCACCGGCGAACTGGTCACCCCGAAACCGGGCGAGACCTGGCTGCTGGTGACCTCGGCCTTCCACATGCCGCGCGCCAAGGCGCTGTTCGACAAGGCCGGCTTTGCCACCGTTCCTTGGCCGGTCGATTACCGCACCTCCGGCAAGGAAGGCATCGGCCTGTTCCGCGACGATCCCTTCGGTTCGCTGCAAACCGCCACCACGGCGGTCCGCGAATGGATCGGGCTCGTCGCCTACTGGCTGTCGGGCCGCATCGATCGGCTTTTCCCTGGACCGGGTGTTGGTTCGGGCCGCTGA
- a CDS encoding DUF599 domain-containing protein → MGDSFHLSTADLVALAFFLLVWVLHTLASDGKLVSRMSLTTAMNAQREAWMRTMAEREIRIVDTAIMAGLQQGTAFFASSSLIAIGGCFALLGASDQVISVLSNLPLGATSSRTAFQMKVFGLVLLLAYSFFKFGWAYRLFNYCSILIGAVPIPHGEASRNPVSETAVWRAARMNMLAGKHFNSGMRGVFFSIGYLGWFVDPTVFVLSTLLLLGVLVRRQFFSAARQAVIGQRPEPTPGPGKSRSMRPDSQ, encoded by the coding sequence ATGGGCGATTCCTTTCATTTGTCGACGGCCGACCTCGTGGCGCTGGCCTTCTTCCTTTTGGTATGGGTGCTGCATACGCTCGCCTCCGACGGCAAGCTGGTGAGCCGCATGTCGCTGACGACGGCGATGAACGCCCAGCGTGAAGCCTGGATGCGGACCATGGCCGAACGCGAGATCCGCATTGTCGACACCGCCATCATGGCAGGTCTTCAACAGGGAACCGCCTTCTTCGCCTCCAGTTCGCTGATTGCGATCGGCGGCTGTTTTGCCCTGCTCGGCGCCTCCGATCAGGTTATTTCGGTGCTGAGTAACCTGCCGCTCGGCGCGACATCGTCCCGCACCGCTTTTCAGATGAAGGTGTTCGGATTGGTGCTGCTCCTTGCCTATTCCTTTTTCAAGTTCGGCTGGGCCTACCGGCTGTTCAACTATTGCTCGATCCTGATCGGCGCGGTGCCGATCCCACATGGCGAGGCTTCACGCAACCCGGTCAGCGAAACAGCGGTATGGCGGGCGGCGCGCATGAACATGCTGGCCGGAAAACATTTCAATTCCGGCATGCGCGGCGTCTTCTTCTCGATCGGCTACCTCGGCTGGTTCGTCGACCCAACGGTGTTCGTCCTGTCGACGCTGCTGTTGCTGGGGGTTCTGGTGCGTCGCCAGTTCTTCTCGGCGGCGCGGCAAGCCGTGATCGGTCAGCGGCCCGAACCAACACCCGGTCCAGGGAAAAGCCGATCGATGCGGCCCGACAGCCAGTAG
- a CDS encoding L-serine ammonia-lyase, translated as MFLSVFDLFKIGIGPSSSHTMGPMTAARRFLDEVAGDDWPRPTGAKVDRVAASLHGSLAYTGIGHGSDRAVVLGLAGQTPQTVDPDQADSIVDRIAADKRISPPGHPSYRFDPATDLVLDRKTPLSGHANGMAFSAYDADDRLLLKRIYYSIGGGFVVSEEELQRMKVKGSVTTEGKKVPYPFKNAVEMLSMAAKSGLSIADMKRVNEETQMPREELDAGLDGIWSAMKSCIERGLSQDGIMPGGLKVRRRARRLHDKLQEQWQQNRPNPLLANDWLSIYAMAVNEENAAGGRVVTAPTNGAAGTLPAVLRYWLHFHPEADQPSIRDFLLTAAAIGGIIKTNASISGAEVGCQGEVGSASAMAAAGLCAVMGGTPEQVENAAEIALEHHLGMTCDPVGGLVQVPCIERNALGAVKAVTAASLAIKGDGVHFVPLDAAIETMRQTGLDMNEKYKETSLGGLAVNIVEC; from the coding sequence GTGTTCCTTTCGGTTTTCGACCTGTTCAAGATCGGCATTGGACCATCGAGTTCGCACACGATGGGGCCGATGACGGCTGCGCGGCGTTTTCTCGACGAGGTCGCGGGAGATGACTGGCCACGCCCGACCGGCGCCAAGGTCGACCGCGTCGCAGCCAGCCTGCACGGCTCGCTTGCGTATACCGGCATCGGCCATGGTTCCGACCGTGCCGTCGTGCTCGGGCTTGCCGGCCAGACGCCGCAGACGGTGGACCCCGATCAGGCGGACAGCATCGTCGACCGTATTGCCGCCGATAAGCGGATTTCGCCGCCCGGCCATCCCTCCTATCGCTTCGACCCGGCAACGGATCTGGTGCTGGACCGCAAGACACCGCTTTCCGGCCACGCCAACGGCATGGCCTTCTCCGCCTATGATGCCGACGATCGCCTGCTGCTCAAGCGCATCTATTATTCGATCGGCGGCGGCTTCGTGGTTTCCGAGGAAGAACTGCAGCGGATGAAGGTGAAGGGCTCGGTGACGACGGAAGGCAAGAAGGTTCCATATCCCTTCAAGAACGCCGTCGAGATGCTGTCGATGGCGGCGAAAAGCGGCCTTTCGATCGCCGACATGAAGCGCGTCAACGAAGAGACGCAGATGCCGCGCGAGGAACTCGACGCCGGCCTCGACGGCATCTGGAGCGCCATGAAGAGCTGCATCGAGCGTGGCCTGTCGCAGGACGGCATCATGCCGGGTGGGTTAAAGGTGCGCCGACGCGCGCGGCGATTGCATGACAAGCTGCAGGAGCAGTGGCAGCAGAACCGGCCCAATCCGCTGCTCGCCAACGACTGGCTGTCGATCTATGCCATGGCGGTGAACGAGGAGAACGCCGCCGGTGGGCGCGTCGTCACCGCGCCGACCAATGGTGCTGCAGGCACGCTGCCCGCGGTGCTGCGCTACTGGCTGCATTTCCATCCCGAGGCCGACCAGCCAAGCATCCGCGATTTCCTGCTGACGGCGGCGGCGATCGGCGGCATCATCAAGACCAACGCTTCGATCTCAGGCGCCGAGGTCGGCTGCCAGGGCGAAGTCGGTTCGGCCTCGGCGATGGCGGCAGCGGGGCTGTGCGCCGTCATGGGCGGCACGCCCGAGCAGGTCGAGAACGCCGCCGAGATCGCGCTTGAACATCATCTCGGCATGACCTGCGATCCGGTCGGTGGGCTGGTGCAGGTGCCTTGCATCGAGCGCAACGCGCTCGGCGCCGTCAAGGCGGTGACCGCTGCTTCGCTGGCTATCAAGGGCGACGGCGTTCATTTCGTGCCGCTCGATGCCGCAATCGAGACCATGCGCCAGACCGGCCTCGACATGAACGAGAAATACAAGGAAACCAGCCTCGGCGGACTGGCCGTCAATATCGTGGAATGCTGA
- a CDS encoding DUF1489 family protein, which produces MSLNLIKLCVGCDSVEDLEEWIAFRLDERRRAGEPVEHYHTTRMMPTRGAEVTDGGSLYWVIKGNVQCRQLITEIRPFTDDEGIGRCHLMLDPAVVRTEWQPRRAFQGWRYLKPSDAPADLGKGKAGLVEMPPKLRRELADLGLL; this is translated from the coding sequence ATGTCTCTCAATCTCATAAAGCTCTGTGTCGGCTGCGACAGCGTCGAGGACCTCGAAGAGTGGATCGCCTTCCGGCTCGACGAACGGCGGCGCGCCGGTGAACCGGTCGAGCACTACCACACCACCCGCATGATGCCGACGCGCGGCGCCGAGGTCACCGATGGCGGTTCCCTCTACTGGGTGATCAAGGGCAATGTGCAATGCCGCCAGTTGATCACGGAAATCCGTCCTTTCACCGATGACGAGGGCATCGGCCGCTGTCACCTGATGCTCGATCCCGCGGTCGTGCGCACCGAATGGCAGCCGCGCCGCGCCTTTCAAGGCTGGCGCTACCTGAAACCCTCGGACGCACCGGCCGATCTCGGCAAGGGCAAAGCCGGACTGGTCGAGATGCCGCCGAAACTCAGGCGCGAGCTTGCCGATCTCGGCCTTCTCTAG